The Pukyongia salina genome segment GCCCCATTGGGTTACCGTTTGTGTCGTAGTTTAAGAATGTAGGTCTTGTATAGGTTCCACCTGTAATATAAGGAGATACACCAGGTACCCAAATACCATAACCTCCTTTATTGGCGGTATAATTGTGTGAGTTGATACTTCTATCTTCATCCCAATATCTGAATTCCTGGATTTCGACATTATCAGCATCCTGGAATACAAGGTTCATATCAATGGCTGAAGGATAAGGATTACCTGCCAGTGTACTTGCATTTGCAGCCACAGGAACAGAAATGTTACCATTATTAGGTCTTCCTCTAAAATCGTAGTTCTGGTTGATCGGGTCCTGGAATGGGTCACCACCAGCTGGGGTAACACCCACACCTTTCATGGTAAATCCTAATCCCGGATCAACACCATAGGTAGCTCCCAGTGCCTGATATCCACCACCACCTGTACGTTTGTACAACCAGCGTCTTGAAATGGTCAGGTTAGGAGAAGCAATACCATTAAGGTTACCAGTATGCATTGCCTGGTCTGAATCGGTCACAGTATTGGCATCATAGAAATTAAGTACACCAAAGTTTACGTTACCACTTCCTGCTAACGCCTGATTTCCAACGGGGGAACCCCAGAAATTATAGTCGTAAGAGTCTGAGTAACTATCCTGGTATACAGAAATAAATCCGGTACCGGAATTTGCGGAAGACGTAGCTCCCTGGATTAACTGGGCCTCATTCCGCAAGTAGATACTTGCTTCTGTAGTTCCAGCATTGTTCGCAACAAGATTTACGTCTTGTTCTACAAACAGGATTTCATCATTTACGTACACGTAAGAATCAGTAGCCCCATTTGGAGTTACATACAATTGTGCCATAGCAGTGTATGACATAAGTAACACAACTGAAAAGAGTAGTAGGTTTTTCATATTTTTAGTATATTTTTACGTTGTCTTGGGGGCAAAACAACGCCATTAACCATTGGTAAAAATAGAAATAAAATTCAATTATCACTGTTTTAAGTGGTTAAATTCGATAAAATACCGCTTTTTTCACCTTTGTATTCGTTAAAATACCATTTACACCGATGAAATGCTCCAAAACTGTAAGAATATTTCTACAAAAAACATGAAAAAAGGGGATAAAGTTGAGGCTATAGACGATGCTATTAAGGGGGTCGTTTTGAGGGTAAATGCAGACACTATTTTGGTGCTTACGGAAGATGATTTCGAAATGCAGTTCGACAGGTCCGAATTAGTGGTTATTTCAGAAGAAATTGCACCTTCAGATGTAATTCCAGAGAATTTTGCCCAAATACTTTCCGAAAAACAAGAATCCAAAGCCCGCAAAAGTACGCGGGTAAAGCCTAAAATGCGCAATCAGCCTGCCATGGAAGTTGATCTGCATATCGATAAATTAGTGAAATCAACCAAGCACCTCACAAATCATGATATGTTGACCATACAGATCGATACTGCTAAGAGACAATTGGATTTCGCTATACGCAAGAAGATCCAGCGCATTGTCTTTATTCACGGGGTTGGTGATGGTGTTTTACGAGCTGAAATGGAATATCTTTTCAGAAGGTATGACAATGTGAAGTATTACGATGCCGATCTACAAAAATACGGACGAGGAGCAACCGAAGTCTATATATATCAGAATATAGCTCCTTAGTCCGGGAAGGGTGGGGTAATTGCGATATCAGTATTCACTATATCCACCAAGGTCCCCATGTTTAAGAATTCACGCGTGATCTGTTCTGTTTCCGAAATAAGTACCAGATTCTCAATAATAACCCGAACATCTGTTTTTAGGTTGTAGCTGTGTGACCGGAACACATCTACAATGATCTCATTGTGAATATCGGGATTAAGATAGTCGGGATTGGGGTTCACAGACGGGTCGAAAATATTGTCCAGCGGATTTAGATCGGTCTCGCTACTTACCTCATATCGCGTAAGTACTCCGTCGTTATCGTCGTCTTCATCCAGATAATCGGGAAAACCATCTCCGTCGAAATCCCTGGGATTATCCGGGTCTTCGCCTATTTCGTTGGCCGTAGGGACATTATCCCCGTCATCATCATAGTCGTAGAAGTTTGGCAGGCCATCCTCATCGAAATCCCCAAATCCTTCCCCTAATATATCAAAGCTATTGTCGAAGGGGATACCGTCATTATCGTCGAATACCGTAGTAATAAACAATGTCGATTCACCATCCGATCCAATAAAATCTGTTGCTACGTCTGGGGTAGTGGGTGGAATATTGTCGCAAAAGTAATCTGCTGAGACAGTCCCGTTGAAACTGCGAAAATGAACAACGTTCGTAGTGCCATCGAGGGAAATAGCCAGAGTATCACTTACCAGGAACAGCTCTTCTGTGGTCCCTAGTTGAAGCGCCAGGCTTTCGTTGGCTGCATCATTGATCTTAAAAAATAAGTAGTCTCCCGGATCGCCGCAGAATTGCAGATCTACATTACTGAAATTAAAAGATGTATAAATAATATCACCATCATCGCACCCATAAACCAGAGCGCTTAAAACAAGGATGAAGAAGTATTTTTTCATAGCGGTATTTTCGAGAAATACAAAGTAACACATTTCTTTATAATTCCTTGTTTTCTATCTTAGATAAATATGTATTTTTGCCGGATATGAAGAAAGTGTATTTCGATAGTGCGGCTACAACCCAATTGCGGAGTGAAGTAATTCGCTGTATGTCGGAAGTATTAAAAACGGAATACGGAAATCCTTCATCCACACACTCTTACGGTAGGTCATCTAAATCACTACTTGAAACTGCGCGCAAAGAAATAGCCGGTTATCTTAATGTTTCAGCTTCCGAAATTATCTTTACTTCCGGGGGCACCGAAGCGGACAATCTCGCCTTACAAAGCGCTGTGACAGATCTTGGGGTGGAGCGCATCATTAGTAGTAGAATTGAGCATCATGCGGTGCTTCATACCATAGAGGTGCTGGAGGATCGTTTTGGGATCGAAGTAGAATTTGTACGAATAAAGCAAACGGGCTGCGTGGATTATGATCATTTGGAGGAATTACTTCAGAAATCAACAAAAAAAACGCTTGTGAGCCTTATGCACGTTAATAATGAGGTAGGTACCATGATCGACCTCAAACGCGTTGCACTGCTTTGTAAAGCGAATAATGCCTTGTATCATAGTGATACCGTACAATCGGTAGGTCATTTTACCCTGGATTTTCAGGAAATACCTGTCGATTTTGCCGCGGTTTCTGCACATAAATTCCATGGCCCAAAAGGGGTGGGATTTGCCTTTGTTCGGAAAAATACTGGACTAAAACCTTTAATATATGGTGGAGAGCAGGAAAGGGGGCTCCGTGCCGGTACCGAACCGGTCTATGCTGTTGCAGGGATGGCAGAAGCACTCCGACTTAGCTACCAGAACCTCGATAAAGAGAGGGCGTATATAACCGGGTTAAAAGAATACTTCATAGAACAGTTAAAGGATCATATTCCCGGGGTGAAGTTCAATGGTGGCTGTGAGGACGCGAATGGCAGTACTTATACACTCATAAATGTGTGCCTGCCAATTTCAGAAGAAAAGGCAATGATGCTGTTATTTCAGTTGGATCTAAAAGGCATTGCCTGTTCAAAAGGTTCGGCCTGCCAAAGTGGTAGCAGTAATGGTTCTCATGTTTTGGCTGAAATACAATCTCCCGACGATCTTAAAAAACCCTCGATTAGATTCTCATTTTCATCTTTCAATACTAAAGAGGAGATCGATTATGTGGTTAAGGTTCTAACCGAATTCGTCGCTTCCTAAAATTTCATAGTTAGCCTAACATTATATACTCTCGGTGTAAGAAAGTTAGGGATAGAGTACTGAACCTTTGTATACACATCTCTTACAAAAGTGTTTGTGATGGAGTTGCGTACATCGAATATATTGAAGATCTCCGCCCCGATCGATAATTCCTTAAAGGGTTTCAACCAGCCACTATCACGTAATTTATCGGTATCTACAATTACATAGGAAACACCTAGATCGGCTCGCTTATAATCCGGCAAGCGCGTTTGAAAATTGTAAGGGTCGGCATAACTTGGAGACCCGCCAGGAAGGCCGGTATTGTACACTAAATTGAGGTACATTTTTAGATCGGGGATCACTTTTACATAATCCTGAAATAACACCCCAAATTTTAATCGTTGGTCGGTAGGACGGAAGATATAGCCTCTATCGTCTATATTCTCTTCTGTTTTCAGGTACCCGAAACTTACCCAACTCTCTGTCCCCGGTACAAATTCACCTGCCAGTCTAAGGTCGAGACCCACAGCATAGGCTTCGGCATTATTTCTGGCCCTATATCTTATTCGGACGTTTTCAAGGGTGTAGGGGTTTACATCGGTGAGTTTTTTGTAATATACTTCCGAATTGAGCGTAAATGGCCTGCCCCAGAGGTCGAAACTATAGTCGTTCCCCAATACCACATGAATAGATTGTTGTGCCTTTACTCCCGGACGCACCGTCCCGGTAGAATCCCGGAGCTCCCTGTAAAAGGGCGGCTGGTGATACACTCCTCCTGATAAACGGAACAGCATATCCATTTCCCAATCGGGCTTAAGGGTTATCTGGCCTCTCGGACTAAATACTGTTTGAGTGGTACTTTCGATACCGTCCCCATTCACAGTCCAGTTATGGGCTCTCACACCTGCATTTAGCCATAAGTCGCTACTTCCCACCTCTGTTTTCTTACTCCATTGAACATAACCGGATAAGCGATCGGTTTGAACATTATTTGTTGCTCGAATAGTAGTATACGGAACTATGGGAGATACAAAGGGATCGTAAGGCTGTTCGTTGATGAAATCGGGTAGGGGCGGACGAATGGAAAAGCCGGCAGAATCGATGATCTCATATTCCTGAACCCGGTCCCTAATGTCTTCTCTGGTATATTTAATTCCATATTCAAGAGTGGTATCTTCGTCTTCATCAAGGGCTAGTATCCCTTTGTGTTCAAAATTTACAATAAGGGCGTCCAGATCGTTTCTGGCGTGGGTTAGTTGAGACCCTATACCTTCTGAAAACTCCACCTCCCCAAGATTTTCATCTCCAATGTTGGTATTTACTTCTCCAAGGCGATATTGAGCGAGAATATCGAAATACTCCTGCTCTGTTGTTTGATAGATAGACCCTATGAATTTTGCGGTATAGCGTTCGGAAACTGCGTAGGTACCTTTTAACGCACCAAAGTAAGTGTTGTATCGATCTTCTTCCTGACCTTCATAAAAAACCAGAAGGGCCACTGGATCTGCAAGGGTTCCGAAGTTGGTTTGCCTGGTTAGAGGTTGGTAATCATACTGATTTATGGCTACATTTCCTAAAACCCCTAATTCGAATTTACTACTTACTTTATAGGTGAAATATGCTTGTGCATCGGCAAAACGCGGCTGGAAATTGGTTTCTGTCTGTTTGGCATCTACAAAAAGACTGTTGTCACGATATCGTAAACCAACAATTCCTGTAAGACGACCGTTCTTAGATACACCACCAACCGACGCACTTGCTCCCAGAAGGCTTAGATCTGCTGTGGCACTAAAGGAAGCCGGTTTCTTATATCGAATGTCCAGAACAGAGGATAATTTATCGCCAAACTTCGCCTGGAAACCCCCTGCCGAGAAATCCACAGAGCTGGTTAGGTCTGTATTCACAAAACTTAAACCTTCCTGTTGCCCACTTCTAATAAGAAATGGCCTGTACACTTCGATCTCGTTCACATAAACGAGGTTTTCATCGTAATTACCTCCTCTTACTGCGTACTGTGTGCTTAATTCGTTGTTGCTATTTACTCCGGGTAAGGATTGTAATACATTCTCGATCCCTGCGTTAGCACCTACCATTCTTCTGGCTACTTCGGGACTTATGGGTTCCAGTCCCTGAACTTTCTTACGGCGTTTTGTGTCTATGATCACGGTTCCGATCTGTTCGATATCTGTTCTCATAGCTACATTGAACTCATAATTCTCGTTATTGGCGAGATTTAGAGTGAGTCTCACATCTTTAAAACCAACATAAGAAAATAGCAGCTGTACTTCCCGTCCTGAAGGGATTTCAAGCACGTAGACACCGTTTAGATCTGTTTGGGTACCTTCGGAATCGAACGAGACATTTACGCCAGCCAGGGGCTGATTTTGGTCGTCTAATATGATACCCTTTATAGTAGCGTTTTGTGAGAAGATGGATAAACTAGATCCAAAAAACAGAAGGAGGAATAGTAATCGAGTAGTTTTCAAAAGCAAAAATTAGAATTATTTTCTGAAAAATGTTGCTTCAAATGTAGCACTATTTCCTGCATTATCGACAACATTGACTTTTAAATTGTTTTCGGTATCCGAAATAATATCATCGCCAAAATCATAGGTTAAAACGTCTTTTTTGTAATTATATTCCATCAATATAAACTTTCCATTAATGGTGGCTCGGTACGATCCAATACCACTTAGATCGTCCTCTATCTTCACTGTAAGGGTCTCGTTCGCACTTATCCATTGCTCATCCTTGAAATTCACAGCCGATATGGTTGGTGGTGTAGTATCGGCCACAAGGGCGAAGGTTCCAAAGGTCCGGGTTCTGGCAGTTAACTTGGTTCCTTTGCGATAGGTGGTATTGTAATAAGGTTCTCCTTTTAGGCTGAGACGGCCCAGATACAATTTATCGAGATCTTCGCTTTTATAGTTCGATGCATCCACTGTGATCGAAATGTTTTTATGGATAGGGATATTATCCTCATGGAAGAATAGGGTATCTCCCTGCGCCTCAATATTGAGATAGGTATCTTCATAAAGGCTGTTAGGCGGAATATATATGCTGAATTTACCTTTAGTGATCGATGTAGCCTCATCGGCATAGATATAATCTGAGGTTTTATTCACATCTCTGGGTGTTACAACAGGTATATCTTTTCCTGAAATTGGTACAGTTATCGTTGTTTTATTGCCCTTATAATCGAGTACTTCTATAGTGTAAGAAGCGTCGAGACCATCTTCAATCTGGAGGTAGCCATTGTCAACTTCGTGGGTAATTACACTCAATGGGTTGTTTTCTTCTCTAAATAATTTCTGAACCCTACTTTTGTTCGTTCTCCAGTAATGATAGTCTATAAAGCGGTTGAGATAGCGGGTTTCGGCAAAAGAGAATTTTTCGAAAAGTACATTATAATTCTCAGTGCCGTTGAATACCGTACGTATCTTGTACACTCCGTTCTTATTAGATGCGCCGTCCTGCTGATCGTAGGTGGATATTCCGAAGCCTATTTTTCCAAGAGCCGAGATATTCTCCGTTTTATACGATCCGTCATTAAGAGGAATTAGCCGAAGTTTCACAGGATTCTGAGATTGGTCTACATGTGCATTATCACCAATAGGGTATGCGAAAACAGTGTTCACAAGCGGTTTTTTACTATCGGGGATCTCTATACCAAAGAGCAGCGGATTCATGGGTCGGGAGTTCGAATCGCGGATCTCGAAATGTAGATGTGGCCCGCCACTGCTACCCGAATTACCCGTATAACCAATAATATCACCACGGTTTACCACTAGTTTTCCGGCTTCAGGGAATAATTCCACCTCATAGCTTTCCCTTGAATATTGACTAGCCTTCACATATTCTTGTATTGGGCCGGCATAACGTTGTAAATGAGCGTAGACGGTAGAATAGCCATTAGGATGCGATATGTAGAGCGCCTTTCCATAACCATAATGCGCAACTTTTATTCGAGTTACTACACCGTCTGCAGGAGCGTAGATAGGAATTCCTTCTTTTTGTTGGGTCTTGATGTCCAGACCCGAGTGGAAGTGATTAGATCGCAGTTCTCCAAAACTGCCTGAAAGTATCATAGGGATCTTAAGGGGGTCGTCAAAATATTGATCAGGCACATTATTATTCTGGCCATAGGAAATTATCCCGATAAACAATAAAGTGATCGGTAGGCACATGGCCTTCAATGATTTAGAAATTCTTAAGATACGGGGGGTATTTAGCATTGTTATTATCGTCGATCAATAATACAAAAAATATGCAAAAGTGTTGGCATATTAGCTAGGGATGGTTAACTTTGTGTATAGAGTATTAGAATATATTTTTAATGGGCACTATTTCAGAAGTAGTTGATTCCCTGGAGAACAGGATTAGTAAACTGCTTCACAGGCATGAAAAGCTAAAGGAAGCAAACCGTGATCTGGAGAAACAGCTAGAGCTTCTGAAAACGCAACAGGATCAGTCTCATGGTGAGATAGAAGAATTGCGGGAGAAGTGTAAATCATTGAAATTGGCAAATTCGATGCTCGGCAGCGACCAATATAAACGAGATACAAAACTCAAAATAAATGCGTTAGTTCGGGAAATTGACGATTGCATTTCTCAACTTTCCGAATAGACAATATGTCGAACCAGCTAAAAATAAAACTATCTATTGCCGATAGAGTATATCCTCTAACCATCGATCCATCACAAGAAGAGGGTTTACGAAAGGCGGCAAAGAAGATAGAAGAGATGATAAAACGGTTCGAGAAGAGCTATGCCGTACGGGATAAACAGGATGTTTTGGCTATGTGTGCCTTACAATTT includes the following:
- a CDS encoding cysteine desulfurase family protein, with protein sequence MKKVYFDSAATTQLRSEVIRCMSEVLKTEYGNPSSTHSYGRSSKSLLETARKEIAGYLNVSASEIIFTSGGTEADNLALQSAVTDLGVERIISSRIEHHAVLHTIEVLEDRFGIEVEFVRIKQTGCVDYDHLEELLQKSTKKTLVSLMHVNNEVGTMIDLKRVALLCKANNALYHSDTVQSVGHFTLDFQEIPVDFAAVSAHKFHGPKGVGFAFVRKNTGLKPLIYGGEQERGLRAGTEPVYAVAGMAEALRLSYQNLDKERAYITGLKEYFIEQLKDHIPGVKFNGGCEDANGSTYTLINVCLPISEEKAMMLLFQLDLKGIACSKGSACQSGSSNGSHVLAEIQSPDDLKKPSIRFSFSSFNTKEEIDYVVKVLTEFVAS
- a CDS encoding TonB-dependent receptor — translated: MKTTRLLFLLLFFGSSLSIFSQNATIKGIILDDQNQPLAGVNVSFDSEGTQTDLNGVYVLEIPSGREVQLLFSYVGFKDVRLTLNLANNENYEFNVAMRTDIEQIGTVIIDTKRRKKVQGLEPISPEVARRMVGANAGIENVLQSLPGVNSNNELSTQYAVRGGNYDENLVYVNEIEVYRPFLIRSGQQEGLSFVNTDLTSSVDFSAGGFQAKFGDKLSSVLDIRYKKPASFSATADLSLLGASASVGGVSKNGRLTGIVGLRYRDNSLFVDAKQTETNFQPRFADAQAYFTYKVSSKFELGVLGNVAINQYDYQPLTRQTNFGTLADPVALLVFYEGQEEDRYNTYFGALKGTYAVSERYTAKFIGSIYQTTEQEYFDILAQYRLGEVNTNIGDENLGEVEFSEGIGSQLTHARNDLDALIVNFEHKGILALDEDEDTTLEYGIKYTREDIRDRVQEYEIIDSAGFSIRPPLPDFINEQPYDPFVSPIVPYTTIRATNNVQTDRLSGYVQWSKKTEVGSSDLWLNAGVRAHNWTVNGDGIESTTQTVFSPRGQITLKPDWEMDMLFRLSGGVYHQPPFYRELRDSTGTVRPGVKAQQSIHVVLGNDYSFDLWGRPFTLNSEVYYKKLTDVNPYTLENVRIRYRARNNAEAYAVGLDLRLAGEFVPGTESWVSFGYLKTEENIDDRGYIFRPTDQRLKFGVLFQDYVKVIPDLKMYLNLVYNTGLPGGSPSYADPYNFQTRLPDYKRADLGVSYVIVDTDKLRDSGWLKPFKELSIGAEIFNIFDVRNSITNTFVRDVYTKVQYSIPNFLTPRVYNVRLTMKF
- a CDS encoding Smr/MutS family protein; translation: MKKGDKVEAIDDAIKGVVLRVNADTILVLTEDDFEMQFDRSELVVISEEIAPSDVIPENFAQILSEKQESKARKSTRVKPKMRNQPAMEVDLHIDKLVKSTKHLTNHDMLTIQIDTAKRQLDFAIRKKIQRIVFIHGVGDGVLRAEMEYLFRRYDNVKYYDADLQKYGRGATEVYIYQNIAP
- a CDS encoding cell division protein ZapA, with the protein product MSNQLKIKLSIADRVYPLTIDPSQEEGLRKAAKKIEEMIKRFEKSYAVRDKQDVLAMCALQFAAQVEQKAIDKETDSQQIEEKLNSLNQLLQEHLS
- a CDS encoding M23 family metallopeptidase → MCLPITLLFIGIISYGQNNNVPDQYFDDPLKIPMILSGSFGELRSNHFHSGLDIKTQQKEGIPIYAPADGVVTRIKVAHYGYGKALYISHPNGYSTVYAHLQRYAGPIQEYVKASQYSRESYEVELFPEAGKLVVNRGDIIGYTGNSGSSGGPHLHFEIRDSNSRPMNPLLFGIEIPDSKKPLVNTVFAYPIGDNAHVDQSQNPVKLRLIPLNDGSYKTENISALGKIGFGISTYDQQDGASNKNGVYKIRTVFNGTENYNVLFEKFSFAETRYLNRFIDYHYWRTNKSRVQKLFREENNPLSVITHEVDNGYLQIEDGLDASYTIEVLDYKGNKTTITVPISGKDIPVVTPRDVNKTSDYIYADEATSITKGKFSIYIPPNSLYEDTYLNIEAQGDTLFFHEDNIPIHKNISITVDASNYKSEDLDKLYLGRLSLKGEPYYNTTYRKGTKLTARTRTFGTFALVADTTPPTISAVNFKDEQWISANETLTVKIEDDLSGIGSYRATINGKFILMEYNYKKDVLTYDFGDDIISDTENNLKVNVVDNAGNSATFEATFFRK